The Littorina saxatilis isolate snail1 linkage group LG15, US_GU_Lsax_2.0, whole genome shotgun sequence genome contains a region encoding:
- the LOC138949402 gene encoding protein starmaker-like — MTSEMTSPDSHMEDTSEQKFSNVRCEMCMKREAKYRCPNCNKRTCSLPCVLRHKKEQQCRGERIKTAYIAVKDFTDSHLLSDLRFLEESARKADIAKKESLVKDKGQPTRLKILSTYARRQGVQLCLMPAGLSRHKQNTSMYHFQSKTIQWRVEWCLPQENLTFVDASFPEAGIIQEGVEMQVQRMLNPEQTLPSLTQSPTPQYNTGSSLLPAKDHTDSQPHKNGIDHPDSELSQTHKNNTDIAHSPMSPSHKIDLDHPDSKLSQSHNGTDTPDSQLSQSHKIDTDTPGSQFAQSHKIDTDTPDSQFAQSHKIDTDTPDSQLSQSHKIDTDTPDSQLSQSHKIDTDTPDSQLSQSHKIDTDTPDSQLSQSHKIDTDTPDSQLSQSHKIDTDTPDSQLSQSHKIDTDTPDSQFAQSHKIDTDTPDSQLSQSHKIDTDTPDSQFAQSHKIDTDTPDSQLAPSHKIDTDTPDSQFAQSHKIDTDTPDSQLSQSHKIDTDTPDSQFAPSHKIDTDTPGSQLAPSHKIDTDTPDSQLAPSHKIDTDTPDSQLAPSHKIDTDTPDSQLSQSHKIDTDTPDSQLSQSHKIDTDTPDSQLSQSHKIDTDTPDSQFAQSHKIDTDTPDSQLAPSHKIDTDTPDSQLAPSHKIDTDTPDSQLAPSHKIDTDTPDSRLAQSQITESPTPASQTPMSVESQSHALEPLSTTAPQSGTTPSFQASEAKTSHSQEPESSLSQEEVADDGTATLTAALACPTTGGGGGAVAMAACPDLRAYTAEGGRQYRVFLKVYGLEANKEKYYELDKTLSVMKNLQGKRVIEFPTLHIVPSHATDSYAAITADEERNLKPLPSTASHPYNQRQNHRFRGNRRRGRQGPRRQYKDEDTYNPNSHVFKP; from the exons ATGACCAGCGAGATGACATCTCCTGATTCTCACATGGAAGACACTTCAGAGCAGAAGTTTTCAAA CGTCAggtgtgagatgtgcatgaagAGGGAGGCCAAGTACAGGTGTCCCAACTGCAACAAGCGCACCTGTTCCCTCCCCTGCGTGCTGCGACACAAAAAAGAGCAGCAGTGTCGCGGGGAGCGAATCAAGACAGCCTACATTGCCGTCAAGGACTTCACCGACTCCCATTTGCTTAGTG atTTGCGATTTTTGGAGGAGAGTGCTAGAAAAGCTGACATTGCCAAGAAAGAGAGCCTGGTCAAGGACAAAGGTCAACCCACCAGG CTGAAGATATTGTCGACCTACGCCAGACGGCAAGGGGTGCAGCTTTGTCTGATGCCAGCCGGCTTAAGTCGCCACAAGCAGAACACATCTATGTATCATTTCCA GAGTAAGACAATTCAGTGGAGGGTAGAGTGGTGTCTTCCTCAGGAAAACCTTACCTTTGTGGATGCCAG TTTTCCAGAGGCTGGCATCATCCAGGAAGGCGTGGAGATGCAAGTGCAGCGAATGTTGAATCCCGAACAAACACTGCCATCGCTCACACAGTCACCCACACCACAGTACAACACAGGTTCCTCGCTGTTACCAGCTAAAGATCACACAGATTCCCAACCTCACAAAAATGGTATAGATCATCCAGATTCTGAGCTTTCACAGACTCACAAGAATAATACAGATATTGCACATTCCCCTATGTCGCCATCTCACAAGATTGACTTAGATCATCCAGATTCCAAGCTTTCCCAGTCTCACAATGGTACAGATACTCCAGATTCCCAGCTTTCACAGTCTCACAAGATTGACACAGATACTCCAGGTTCCCAGTTTGCACAGTCTCACAAGATTGACACAGATACTCCAGATTCCCAGTTTGCACAGTCTCACAAGATTGACACAGATACTCCAGATTCCCAGCTTTCACAGTCTCACAAGATTGACACAGATACTCCAGATTCCCAGCTTTCACAGTCTCACAAGATTGACACAGATACTCCAGATTCCCAGCTTTCACAGTCTCACAAGATTGACACAGATACTCCAGATTCCCAGCTTTCACAGTCTCACAAGATTGACACAGATACTCCAGATTCCCAGCTTTCACAGTCTCACAAGATTGACACAGATACTCCAGATTCCCAGCTTTCACAGTCTCACAAGATTGACACAGATACTCCAGATTCCCAGTTTGCACAGTCTCACAAGATTGACACAGATACTCCAGATTCCCAGCTTTCACAGTCTCACAAGATTGACACAGATACTCCAGATTCCCAGTTTGCACAGTCTCACAAGATTGACACAGATACTCCAGATTCCCAGCTTGCACCGTCTCACAAGATTGACACAGATACTCCAGATTCCCAGTTTGCACAGTCTCACAAGATTGACACAGATACTCCAGATTCCCAGCTTTCACAGTCTCACAAGATTGACACAGATACTCCAGATTCCCAGTTTGCACCGTCTCACAAGATTGACACAGATACTCCAGGTTCCCAGCTTGCACCGTCTCACAAGATTGACACAGATACTCCAGATTCCCAGCTTGCACCGTCTCACAAGATTGACACAGATACTCCAGATTCCCAGCTTGCACCGTCTCACAAGATTGACACAGATACTCCAGATTCCCAGCTTTCACAGTCTCACAAGATTGACACAGATACTCCAGATTCCCAGCTTTCACAGTCTCACAAGATTGACACAGATACTCCAGATTCCCAGCTTTCACAGTCTCACAAGATTGACACAGATACTCCAGATTCCCAGTTTGCACAGTCTCACAAGATTGACACAGATACTCCAGATTCCCAGCTTGCACCGTCTCACAAGATTGACACAGATACTCCAGATTCCCAGCTTGCACCGTCTCACAAGATTGACACAGATACTCCAGATTCCCAGCTTGCACCGTCTCACAAGATTGACACAGATACTCCAGATTCCCGGCTTGCACAGTCTCAGATCACAGAGTCCCCCACACCAGCCTCCCAAACACCTATGAGTGTGGAATCTCAGTCCCACGCCCTTGAGCCCCTTTCAACCACAGCCCCACAGTCTGGTACCACCCCCTCATTCCAAGCATCTGAAGCAAAGACGTCACATAGTCAAGAACCAGAGTCAAGCTTATCGCAAGAGGAAGTCGCCGATGATGGAACTGCTACCCTCACAGCCGCGTTGGCTTGTCCAACTACCGGTGGTGGAGGAGGAGCAGTTGCCATGGCAGCCTGTCCTGATCTGCGTGCATACACTGCCGAGGGAGGGCGACAGTACCGCGTCTTTCTCAAAGTCTATGGGCTGGAGGCTAACAAAGAAAa GTACTATGAGCTTGACAAGACACTAAGTGTGATGAAGAATCTACAGGGAAAGCGAGTGATTGAGTTCCCAACCCTGCACATTGTGCCGTCCCACGCTACAGACAGCTATGCTGCCATCACTGCAG ATGAGGAAAGAAACCTGAAACCACTGCCTTCCACAGCTTCACACCCTTACAATCAGAGACAGAATCATCGTTTCCGTGGCAACCGTCGTCGCGGGAGACAAGGTCCTCGGCGACAGTACAAGGATGAGGATACCTACAACCCCAATTCACACGTTTTTAAACCTTGA